Proteins encoded together in one Nocardioides marinisabuli window:
- a CDS encoding MFS transporter produces MSRRPVPQVGGTPSRALLPTLALLTTITAVVSSLGAPLVPSVATAYDVRLGTAQWSLTAALLAGAVATPVVGRFASGRLRRPTILVGLGVVTLGTVVSAVSAALEQGFGVLVAGRALQGVGMALLPLAIAVARDALAHERQDRAIALLSVTTVAGAGLGYPVTALVAQLGGLGAAYALGTAMTGLTWLLAWRHLPGSADETPARVDWWGALLLSAAMLAVLLAVSEGEVWGWGSPRTLGLAAAGLAGLVVWVRVTLRSPAPLVDLRLATRPGVAAPNLVAAVAGLGMYALLTLVVVLVRADEPGFGLDRSVLVAGLILVPYSLMSVLGNQLARVVRRRLGPRWLLPTGCSMFLAATLGLGLFHDHLWQALLAMALGGAGSGFTFSSLAVLMVPHVPRAETGSAVAFNQVLRYLGFTVGSALSVALVAAYGGGDGGFTAALLTLTAVWVVAGVGAVLLDRPPLSRAAPSP; encoded by the coding sequence GTGAGCCGCCGCCCCGTCCCGCAGGTCGGCGGCACCCCGTCCCGCGCGCTGCTGCCGACGCTGGCGCTGCTGACGACCATCACCGCGGTGGTCAGCAGCCTGGGCGCACCGCTGGTCCCCAGCGTCGCGACGGCGTACGACGTCCGGCTGGGCACGGCGCAGTGGTCGCTGACCGCGGCGCTGCTGGCCGGCGCGGTCGCCACGCCCGTCGTGGGCCGCTTCGCGAGCGGGCGGCTGCGCCGGCCCACGATCCTGGTGGGTCTCGGCGTGGTCACCCTCGGCACGGTGGTCTCCGCGGTGTCGGCGGCACTGGAGCAGGGCTTCGGGGTGCTGGTGGCGGGGCGGGCGCTGCAGGGTGTCGGGATGGCGCTGCTGCCGCTGGCGATCGCGGTGGCCCGTGACGCGCTGGCCCACGAACGGCAGGACCGGGCGATCGCGCTGCTGTCGGTGACGACGGTGGCGGGCGCGGGGCTGGGCTACCCGGTGACCGCGCTGGTCGCGCAGCTCGGCGGGCTGGGGGCGGCGTACGCGCTGGGCACCGCGATGACCGGGCTGACCTGGCTGCTGGCGTGGCGGCACCTGCCCGGCAGCGCCGACGAGACGCCGGCGCGGGTGGACTGGTGGGGCGCGCTGCTGCTGAGCGCGGCGATGCTGGCGGTGCTGCTCGCGGTCTCGGAGGGCGAGGTGTGGGGCTGGGGCTCGCCGCGCACGCTAGGCCTGGCCGCGGCCGGTCTCGCGGGGCTGGTCGTGTGGGTGCGCGTGACGCTGCGCAGCCCGGCGCCGCTGGTCGACCTGCGGCTGGCCACCCGCCCGGGCGTGGCCGCGCCCAACCTGGTCGCGGCGGTCGCGGGGCTGGGCATGTACGCCCTGCTGACCCTGGTGGTGGTGCTGGTGCGCGCCGACGAGCCGGGCTTCGGGCTGGACCGCTCGGTGCTGGTGGCGGGGCTGATCCTCGTGCCGTACTCGCTGATGAGCGTGCTCGGCAACCAGCTGGCCCGCGTCGTGCGCCGCCGCCTGGGCCCGCGCTGGCTGCTGCCGACCGGTTGCTCGATGTTCCTGGCCGCGACCCTGGGCCTGGGTCTCTTCCACGACCACCTGTGGCAGGCGCTGCTCGCGATGGCGCTCGGCGGCGCCGGGTCGGGCTTCACCTTCTCCAGCCTGGCGGTGCTGATGGTGCCGCACGTGCCGCGCGCCGAGACCGGCTCGGCGGTGGCCTTCAACCAGGTGCTGCGCTACCTCGGCTTCACCGTCGGCAGCGCGCTGAGCGTCGCGCTGGTGGCGGCGTACGGCGGGGGCGACGGCGGGTTCACCGCCGCACTGCTGACCCTGACCGCCGTGTGGGTGGTGGCAGGCGTCGGCGCGGTGCTGCTCGACCGGCCGCCGCTCAGCCGCGCAGCACCTTCTCCATAG
- a CDS encoding DUF2200 domain-containing protein — protein sequence MHDIRTTSLASVHALYVAKVERKGRTRAEVDEVVRWLTGLDQAGLERHLEAGTTFADLFDEVELHPAADRITGVVCGVRVEEVEEPLMRKIRYLDKLVDELARGKAMEKVLRG from the coding sequence ATGCACGACATCCGCACGACCAGCCTCGCCTCGGTCCACGCGCTCTACGTCGCCAAGGTCGAGCGCAAGGGCCGCACCCGCGCCGAGGTCGACGAGGTCGTCCGCTGGCTGACCGGTCTCGACCAGGCCGGCCTCGAGCGCCACCTCGAGGCGGGCACGACCTTCGCCGACCTCTTCGACGAGGTCGAACTGCACCCGGCCGCCGACCGGATCACCGGCGTCGTCTGCGGGGTGCGCGTCGAGGAGGTCGAGGAGCCGCTGATGCGCAAGATCCGCTACCTCGACAAGCTCGTCGACGAGCTCGCCCGCGGCAAGGCTATGGAGAAGGTGCTGCGCGGCTGA
- a CDS encoding TIGR03617 family F420-dependent LLM class oxidoreductase, translated as MLLDIQLDARPDQAATRAAELAATGVAGLFTFEGPHDVFLPLAATASAGVDVDLMTNVAIATPRSPLHLAHAAYDLQLMSGGRFRLGLGSQIRPHIENRYGATWSRPAARMREAVLATRAILTAWQDGSRLDFRGEFTKHTLMPPTFVPGPNPHGVAPVLLGALGPLMTRAAGEVADGLLVMPFHSHRHVRERTLPALEEGLAGRGPGRPREEFRIYPQAIVSMGSTPEEQAAADRGVGGLLAFYGSTPAYRSVLEVEGWGDLQPELNALSKTGAVAEMMALVTTRHIETIAVRGTPSECAAELKRRFGDLTDRVCCYFPGYDVAPEQLGELVAALRD; from the coding sequence GTGCTCCTCGACATCCAGCTCGACGCCCGCCCCGACCAGGCCGCCACGCGCGCCGCCGAGCTCGCCGCGACGGGGGTGGCCGGGCTGTTCACCTTCGAGGGACCGCACGACGTCTTCCTCCCGCTCGCGGCCACGGCCAGCGCCGGCGTCGACGTCGACCTGATGACCAACGTCGCGATCGCCACGCCGCGCTCGCCGCTGCACCTGGCGCACGCGGCGTACGACCTGCAGCTGATGAGCGGCGGCCGCTTCCGGCTCGGGCTGGGCAGCCAGATCCGCCCGCACATCGAGAACCGGTACGGCGCCACGTGGTCGCGGCCCGCGGCCCGCATGCGCGAGGCGGTGCTGGCCACTCGCGCGATCCTCACGGCCTGGCAGGACGGCAGCCGCCTCGACTTCCGCGGCGAGTTCACCAAGCACACGCTGATGCCGCCGACCTTCGTGCCGGGCCCCAACCCGCACGGGGTGGCGCCGGTGCTGCTCGGCGCGCTCGGCCCGCTGATGACGCGGGCGGCCGGCGAGGTCGCCGACGGCCTGCTGGTGATGCCGTTCCACAGCCACCGCCACGTGCGCGAGCGCACCCTGCCCGCGCTCGAGGAGGGCCTGGCCGGTCGCGGGCCGGGCCGCCCGCGCGAGGAGTTCAGGATCTACCCGCAGGCGATCGTCTCGATGGGCTCCACGCCCGAGGAGCAGGCCGCCGCCGACCGGGGCGTGGGCGGGCTGCTGGCCTTCTACGGCTCCACGCCGGCGTACCGCTCGGTGCTCGAGGTGGAGGGCTGGGGCGACCTGCAGCCCGAGCTGAACGCGCTCTCCAAGACCGGCGCGGTGGCCGAGATGATGGCGCTGGTGACCACCCGCCACATCGAGACGATCGCGGTGCGCGGCACGCCCAGCGAGTGCGCGGCCGAGCTCAAGCGCCGCTTCGGCGACCTGACCGACCGGGTCTGCTGCTACTTCCCCGGGTACGACGTCGCGCCGGAGCAGCTGGGCGAGCTCGTCGCCGCGCTGCGCGACTGA
- a CDS encoding PPOX class F420-dependent oxidoreductase: MASIATTDRVDLDGLLEFVRPRHKMTLMTLRADGRPQVSPVTGGVDADGRLVVSTYPQRAKAANLRRRPEATVLVHSDDWDGPYVQVDGTAEVLDMPSQEAEDALVEYFRCISGEHPDWEEYRAAMRRQGKSLLRITPVSWGPVATGGFPPDRAPA; encoded by the coding sequence ATGGCCTCCATCGCGACCACCGACCGTGTCGACCTCGACGGGCTGCTGGAGTTCGTGCGGCCGCGGCACAAGATGACGTTGATGACCCTGCGGGCCGACGGTCGCCCGCAGGTCTCGCCCGTCACCGGCGGCGTGGACGCCGACGGCCGCCTGGTCGTCTCGACGTACCCGCAGCGTGCGAAGGCCGCCAACCTGCGCCGCCGCCCCGAGGCGACGGTGCTGGTGCACTCCGACGACTGGGACGGTCCCTACGTGCAGGTCGACGGCACCGCCGAGGTGCTCGACATGCCCTCGCAGGAGGCCGAGGACGCCCTGGTCGAGTACTTCCGCTGCATCTCCGGGGAGCACCCCGACTGGGAGGAGTACCGCGCCGCGATGCGCCGCCAGGGCAAGTCGCTGCTGCGGATCACCCCGGTCTCGTGGGGGCCGGTCGCCACCGGCGGGTTCCCGCCGGACCGCGCCCCGGCCTGA
- the heR gene encoding heliorhodopsin HeR gives MTHAKNVSPEREVASGVTDEALTSLKRWNIGLAVLHAAQAVVVLVLATDFAIGVTSTFPQGPPGSTPPAPEVLFDVRIGWAIAAFLLLAALDHGLTGTLWRGRYEADLRGGINRFRWVEYSVSATLMIILIAFYNGITGVEALIAIIGANVSMILFGWIQEVMNPPGRQHTTMLPFWFGTLAGLAPWVAILVNTVGADTVPGFVYGIVVSLFVFFMSFGLNQWLQYKGIGPWRSYAFGEKAYLVLSLVAKSLLAWQIFGGSLAG, from the coding sequence ATGACGCACGCGAAGAACGTCTCCCCCGAGCGCGAGGTGGCCAGCGGGGTCACCGACGAGGCCCTGACCTCGCTCAAGCGCTGGAACATCGGGCTGGCGGTCCTGCACGCCGCCCAGGCGGTGGTGGTGCTGGTGCTGGCCACCGACTTCGCCATCGGCGTCACCTCCACCTTCCCGCAGGGCCCCCCGGGCAGCACCCCGCCGGCGCCCGAGGTGCTCTTCGACGTGCGGATCGGCTGGGCGATCGCGGCGTTCCTGCTGCTCGCGGCGCTCGACCACGGCCTGACCGGCACCCTGTGGCGCGGGCGCTACGAGGCCGACCTGCGCGGCGGCATCAACCGCTTCCGCTGGGTGGAGTACTCGGTCAGCGCGACCCTGATGATCATCCTGATCGCCTTCTACAACGGCATCACCGGCGTCGAGGCGCTGATCGCGATCATCGGCGCCAACGTCTCGATGATCCTCTTCGGCTGGATCCAGGAGGTGATGAACCCGCCGGGTCGCCAGCACACGACCATGCTGCCCTTCTGGTTCGGCACCCTGGCCGGCCTCGCCCCCTGGGTCGCGATCCTGGTCAACACCGTCGGCGCCGACACCGTCCCGGGCTTCGTCTACGGCATCGTCGTCTCGCTGTTCGTCTTCTTCATGAGCTTCGGGCTCAACCAGTGGCTGCAGTACAAGGGCATCGGCCCGTGGCGCTCCTACGCCTTCGGCGAGAAGGCGTACCTGGTGCTCAGCCTGGTCGCCAAGAGCCTGCTGGCCTGGCAGATCTTCGGCGGTTCGCTGGCCGGCTGA
- a CDS encoding helix-turn-helix domain-containing protein: protein MAKGKVSNAVGTLGDYLKEQRTSAQLSLRQLAEQAGVSNPYLSQIERGLRKPSAEVLQQLAKALRISAEQLYIRAGIVSPDEGTGGSVELAVLGDPALTERQKQSLLDVYQSFIAMNIATGEAQPPVADED, encoded by the coding sequence ATGGCAAAGGGAAAGGTCTCGAACGCAGTCGGGACGCTGGGTGACTACCTCAAGGAGCAGCGCACCAGTGCGCAGCTCTCCTTGCGGCAGCTCGCCGAGCAGGCCGGCGTGTCCAACCCCTACCTGAGCCAGATCGAGCGCGGGCTGCGCAAGCCGTCCGCCGAGGTGCTGCAGCAGCTGGCCAAGGCGCTGCGCATCTCCGCCGAGCAGCTCTACATCCGCGCCGGCATCGTCAGCCCTGACGAAGGCACCGGCGGGTCCGTGGAGCTGGCCGTGCTGGGCGACCCCGCCCTCACCGAGCGGCAGAAGCAGTCGCTGCTCGACGTCTACCAGTCCTTCATCGCGATGAACATCGCCACCGGCGAGGCCCAGCCGCCCGTCGCTGACGAGGACTGA
- a CDS encoding SDR family NAD(P)-dependent oxidoreductase, which yields MRTEGARVLVAGATGVLGRALAEGLHELGARVVAAGRNPERLGELSPPASAPPAWHLDVVDAGSCAAAVHGAVEELGGLDLLVVATGAAGFGRAVELDEAVAEELFAVNTLGPIALVRAAAPYLAEARDGEGTAAVLSAVLADLPTAGMADYSAAKAALATWLQVLRREQRRSFRVLDVRPPHLDTGLDTRALAGEPPRLPAPMPHEQVVRAILEAIGGEATEVAMDGKELVVR from the coding sequence ATGAGGACCGAGGGAGCACGGGTGCTGGTGGCGGGTGCGACGGGCGTGCTGGGGCGCGCCCTGGCCGAGGGGCTGCACGAACTGGGGGCGCGGGTGGTGGCCGCCGGGCGCAACCCCGAGCGGCTGGGCGAGCTGTCGCCGCCGGCCTCGGCACCACCGGCCTGGCACCTCGATGTCGTCGACGCGGGCTCGTGCGCCGCGGCGGTGCACGGGGCCGTCGAGGAGCTGGGCGGGCTGGACCTGCTGGTCGTGGCCACCGGGGCGGCCGGGTTCGGCAGGGCGGTCGAGCTCGACGAGGCGGTGGCCGAGGAGCTGTTCGCGGTGAACACGCTGGGGCCGATCGCGCTGGTGCGCGCCGCGGCGCCGTACCTCGCCGAGGCGCGCGACGGCGAGGGCACCGCCGCGGTGCTCAGCGCCGTGCTGGCCGACCTGCCGACCGCGGGCATGGCCGACTACTCCGCGGCGAAGGCGGCGCTGGCGACCTGGCTGCAGGTGCTGCGCCGCGAGCAGCGCCGCTCCTTCCGGGTGCTCGACGTACGCCCGCCGCACCTCGACACCGGCCTCGACACCCGTGCCCTGGCCGGCGAACCGCCGCGCCTACCTGCACCGATGCCCCACGAGCAGGTCGTGAGGGCCATCCTGGAGGCCATCGGTGGCGAGGCCACCGAGGTGGCGATGGACGGCAAGGAGCTGGTGGTCCGATGA
- a CDS encoding protealysin inhibitor emfourin, with the protein MTLGPARRPHRCFVPPYLQRALGYDATLAVDEALRSARLAGPSPAATLITTPGAPAWTVHDAGSTTTLPGRPVRAAGEPAVGDAAVDEAATGIAASLALLLEVWGRDSYDGAGAPVSLSVHYGRDYANAFWDGTQLVFGDGDGVVFDRFTKPVDVLGHELAHALTEHTAGLVYADQPGALNEHVSDVVAACLKQRLLDQRPDAADWLVGEGLFLPGVQARGLRDMARPGSAYDDPRLGRDPQPGHMDDFIVTTDDHGGVHLNSGIPNRAFHLAALAIAAADPGPAGTSWTGAGQVWYDALTGGAAGPRTDFAGFAAATVAAAGPHADAVAEAWAAVGVEPGAPTAGTPAGSPDEEGSTTGPTAGVVRVRRTGGFAGLATEADVDLASDDPRVPELRGLAGRVDVSAVAARQPEHQPDRFVYDLDVCGDCASLGEQALTPDLARLVELVLDLRHR; encoded by the coding sequence ATGACTCTCGGACCCGCTCGCCGCCCGCACCGCTGCTTCGTCCCGCCGTACCTCCAGCGCGCCCTCGGGTACGACGCCACCCTCGCCGTCGACGAGGCGCTGCGCTCGGCCAGGCTGGCCGGGCCCTCGCCCGCGGCGACGCTGATCACCACCCCCGGCGCTCCGGCCTGGACCGTGCACGACGCCGGGTCGACCACCACGCTGCCCGGCCGGCCGGTGCGCGCGGCCGGGGAGCCTGCCGTCGGCGACGCGGCGGTCGACGAGGCCGCCACCGGGATCGCGGCGTCGCTGGCGCTGCTGCTCGAGGTGTGGGGCCGCGACTCCTACGACGGCGCGGGCGCCCCGGTGTCCCTGAGCGTCCACTACGGCCGCGACTACGCCAACGCCTTCTGGGACGGCACCCAGCTGGTCTTCGGCGACGGTGACGGCGTCGTCTTCGACCGGTTCACCAAGCCCGTCGACGTGCTGGGCCACGAGCTGGCGCACGCGCTGACCGAGCACACCGCCGGGCTCGTCTACGCCGACCAGCCGGGCGCGCTCAACGAGCACGTCTCCGACGTGGTGGCCGCCTGCCTCAAGCAGCGGCTCCTCGACCAGCGTCCCGACGCCGCCGACTGGCTGGTGGGCGAGGGGCTCTTCCTGCCCGGCGTGCAGGCGCGCGGGCTGCGCGACATGGCCCGGCCCGGCTCGGCGTACGACGACCCGCGCCTGGGTCGCGACCCGCAGCCGGGCCACATGGACGACTTCATCGTCACCACCGACGACCACGGCGGGGTGCACCTGAACTCCGGCATCCCCAACCGCGCCTTCCACCTCGCCGCGCTCGCCATCGCCGCCGCCGACCCCGGGCCGGCCGGCACGTCCTGGACCGGCGCCGGCCAGGTCTGGTACGACGCCCTGACCGGCGGCGCGGCCGGGCCCCGCACCGACTTCGCTGGGTTCGCCGCCGCCACCGTGGCCGCCGCCGGGCCGCACGCCGACGCGGTCGCCGAGGCGTGGGCCGCGGTCGGGGTCGAGCCGGGCGCGCCCACGGCGGGCACGCCCGCCGGCTCCCCGGACGAGGAGGGGTCCACCACCGGTCCCACCGCCGGGGTCGTGCGGGTGCGGCGCACCGGGGGGTTCGCGGGGCTCGCGACCGAGGCCGACGTCGACCTGGCCTCCGACGACCCCCGGGTGCCCGAGCTGCGCGGCCTGGCCGGGCGCGTCGACGTCAGCGCCGTCGCGGCCCGCCAGCCCGAGCACCAGCCCGACCGGTTCGTCTACGACCTCGACGTCTGCGGCGACTGCGCCAGCCTGGGCGAGCAGGCCCTGACCCCCGACCTGGCCCGCCTCGTCGAGCTCGTCCTCGACCTCCGCCACCGCTGA
- a CDS encoding tyrosine-protein phosphatase, translating into MSTAPSPAPDLLNLRDVGGLRTTDGRTVRPGVLLRCATPAFVDAEQVARLVEEMGVATRVDLRSEKEAVEATSPAFDAVAAEHLEVQAGRARWDFDSAHESDWVAGHYLRFTEHSADSLVGFARLVADPARTAVLAHCTAGKDRTGTAVALTLAAVGVREDDVVADYARTEQAMPLLREQFRRLPSYQERLEALPAEAFGSTPETMRRFLRLVEQTYGGARAYLRDRGLGDGELAALERQLLA; encoded by the coding sequence GTGAGCACCGCCCCCTCCCCCGCCCCGGACCTGCTGAACCTGCGCGACGTCGGGGGGCTGCGCACGACCGACGGGCGCACCGTGCGCCCCGGGGTGCTGCTGCGCTGCGCGACCCCGGCGTTCGTCGACGCCGAGCAGGTCGCCCGCCTGGTCGAGGAGATGGGCGTGGCCACCCGGGTCGACCTGCGCAGCGAGAAGGAGGCCGTCGAGGCCACCAGTCCCGCCTTCGACGCGGTGGCCGCCGAGCACCTCGAGGTGCAGGCCGGCCGGGCGCGCTGGGACTTCGACTCCGCCCACGAGAGCGACTGGGTGGCCGGGCACTACCTGCGCTTCACCGAGCACTCCGCCGACTCGCTGGTCGGCTTCGCGCGGCTGGTGGCCGACCCGGCCCGCACCGCCGTGCTCGCCCACTGCACCGCCGGCAAGGACCGCACCGGCACCGCCGTCGCGCTGACCCTGGCCGCGGTGGGGGTGCGTGAGGACGACGTGGTCGCCGACTACGCCCGCACCGAGCAGGCGATGCCGCTGCTGCGCGAGCAGTTCCGGCGGCTGCCGTCCTACCAGGAGCGGCTCGAGGCGCTGCCCGCCGAGGCGTTCGGCTCCACCCCCGAGACGATGCGGCGCTTCCTGCGCCTGGTCGAGCAGACGTACGGCGGCGCGCGGGCCTACCTGCGCGACCGCGGTCTCGGCGACGGCGAGCTCGCCGCTCTCGAGCGGCAGCTGCTGGCCTAG
- a CDS encoding HNH endonuclease signature motif containing protein, with protein MSTTAAHPVGSAVARAHAVLDEVAEMSTWSMSQAETAQALVEVARLEARWGEVRSRLLEHADAVAVQERNASPSLAVWHSNVTRSTKRESFRQVRLAEGLARHVLVREALGRGDLVAEQASVICASLDALPDDLEASILEEATRALVEFAQVHDAKALRVLGRRILDVVAPEVGEAWEAELLDREEREAEKSSVFRMREDGHGRIRGSFTVPLLVGQMLERALLAFAAPKHQVATRAVSVASDDQDEPDEAAVPVRRPTAQRLGAAFVELVERLDPAGLPRAGGVNATVVVTMTLESLQGGLAAATLDTGGRVSAATARRLACEAGIVPVVLGGRSEPLDVGRSQRLFTVPQRLALGVRDGGCTAKGCDAPPAMCHAHHEDFWCRDGHTKVERGRLLCPYHHRRIHDPEYETEIGGDNQVSFHRRT; from the coding sequence ATGTCGACCACCGCCGCGCACCCCGTCGGGAGTGCTGTCGCGCGGGCCCACGCGGTGCTGGACGAGGTCGCCGAGATGTCTACCTGGTCGATGAGCCAGGCCGAGACCGCGCAGGCGTTGGTGGAGGTCGCTCGGCTCGAGGCTCGGTGGGGCGAGGTGCGCTCGCGGCTGCTGGAGCACGCCGATGCGGTGGCGGTGCAGGAGCGCAACGCCTCGCCGTCGCTGGCGGTCTGGCACTCCAACGTCACCCGGTCGACCAAGCGGGAGTCGTTCCGGCAGGTACGCCTGGCCGAGGGACTGGCGCGTCACGTCTTGGTGCGCGAAGCGCTCGGTCGCGGGGACCTGGTCGCGGAGCAGGCGTCGGTGATCTGCGCGTCGTTGGATGCGTTGCCCGACGACCTCGAGGCGTCGATCCTCGAGGAGGCCACGAGAGCGTTGGTCGAGTTCGCGCAGGTGCACGACGCGAAAGCGCTGCGGGTGCTGGGTCGCCGGATCCTTGACGTGGTCGCCCCCGAGGTCGGTGAGGCCTGGGAGGCCGAGCTGCTCGACCGCGAGGAGCGCGAGGCGGAGAAGAGCTCGGTGTTCCGGATGCGTGAGGACGGCCACGGTCGCATCCGGGGGTCCTTCACGGTGCCGCTGCTCGTGGGGCAGATGCTCGAGCGGGCGCTGCTGGCCTTCGCGGCCCCCAAGCACCAGGTCGCCACCCGTGCCGTCAGTGTCGCGAGTGATGACCAGGACGAACCTGACGAGGCGGCGGTGCCGGTACGTCGTCCGACCGCGCAGCGCCTGGGGGCTGCGTTCGTGGAGCTGGTGGAGCGCCTCGACCCGGCTGGGCTTCCGCGGGCCGGTGGGGTGAACGCCACGGTGGTGGTGACGATGACGCTGGAGTCGCTGCAGGGTGGGTTGGCCGCGGCCACGCTCGACACCGGTGGGCGGGTGAGTGCTGCGACCGCGCGGCGGCTGGCGTGCGAGGCCGGGATCGTGCCGGTGGTGCTGGGCGGCCGGAGCGAGCCGCTCGACGTGGGGCGCAGTCAGCGGCTGTTCACGGTCCCGCAGCGTCTTGCTCTGGGTGTGCGTGACGGCGGGTGCACCGCGAAGGGGTGCGACGCCCCGCCTGCGATGTGCCACGCCCACCACGAGGACTTCTGGTGCAGGGACGGCCACACCAAGGTGGAGCGGGGGCGGTTGCTGTGCCCCTACCACCACCGACGCATCCACGACCCGGAGTACGAGACCGAGATCGGCGGGGACAACCAGGTCAGCTTCCACCGGCGGACGTAG
- the typA gene encoding translational GTPase TypA, whose translation MSGQTTRTDLRNVAIVAHVDHGKTTLVDAMLRQGGAFTEHQAEGVAERVMDSGDLEREKGITILAKNTAIHYAGPAAGGKPMTINIIDTPGHADFGGEVERGLSMVDGIVLLVDASEGPLPQTRFVLRKALNADMPVILVVNKTDRGDARIAEVVDETYELFMDLLDESHSQDALDFPVVYASGRAGVAGTDQPANGELPDSPDLEPLFQTILDTIPAPTYTEGAPLQAHVTNLDSSPFLGRLALVRVHEGTLKKGQTVAWMKRDGETKNVRITELLVTEGLERKPGESAGPGDIVAIAGIPDITIGETLADPENPVALPLIHVDEPAISMTIGTNTSPLVGRVKGAKVTARLVKDRLDSELIGNVSLRVLPTERPDAWEVQGRGELALAILVEQMRREGFELTVGKPQVVTKEVNGKVHEPVERLTIDAPEEYLGTITELLASRKGRMEQMTNHGTGWVRMEFLVPARGLIGFRTEFLTDTRGTGIAHHISEGYEPWAGEIRSRNNGSLVADRKGAATAYAMTSLQERGVLFVEPTTEVYEGMIVGENSRADDMDVNITKEKQQTNIRSATSDNFEKLIPPKKLSLEQCLEFCRDDECVEVTSEQVRIRKVVLDANARAKTASQARKANKS comes from the coding sequence ATGTCTGGACAGACCACTCGTACCGATCTCCGCAACGTCGCCATCGTGGCGCACGTCGACCACGGCAAGACCACGCTGGTCGACGCGATGCTCCGCCAGGGCGGCGCGTTCACCGAGCACCAGGCCGAGGGCGTCGCCGAGCGCGTCATGGACTCCGGTGACCTCGAGCGCGAGAAGGGCATCACCATCCTCGCCAAGAACACCGCGATCCACTACGCGGGTCCGGCGGCGGGCGGCAAGCCGATGACCATCAACATCATCGACACCCCCGGCCACGCCGACTTCGGTGGCGAGGTCGAGCGCGGCCTGTCGATGGTCGACGGCATCGTGCTGCTGGTCGACGCCTCCGAGGGTCCGCTGCCGCAGACCCGCTTCGTGCTGCGCAAGGCGCTCAACGCCGACATGCCGGTGATCCTGGTCGTCAACAAGACCGACCGCGGCGACGCCCGCATCGCCGAGGTCGTCGACGAGACCTACGAGCTGTTCATGGACCTGCTCGACGAGAGCCACAGCCAGGACGCCCTCGACTTCCCGGTCGTCTACGCCTCCGGCCGCGCCGGTGTCGCCGGCACCGACCAGCCCGCCAACGGCGAGCTGCCCGACTCCCCCGACCTCGAGCCGCTCTTCCAGACGATCCTCGACACGATCCCCGCCCCGACCTACACCGAGGGCGCGCCGCTGCAGGCGCACGTCACCAACCTCGACTCCTCGCCGTTCCTGGGCCGGCTCGCGCTGGTGCGCGTGCACGAGGGCACCCTGAAGAAGGGCCAGACCGTCGCGTGGATGAAGCGCGACGGCGAGACCAAGAACGTGCGGATCACCGAGCTGCTGGTCACCGAGGGCCTCGAGCGCAAGCCCGGCGAGTCCGCGGGCCCCGGCGACATCGTCGCGATCGCGGGCATCCCCGACATCACCATCGGCGAGACCCTGGCCGACCCGGAGAACCCGGTCGCGCTGCCGCTCATCCACGTCGACGAGCCGGCCATCTCGATGACGATCGGCACCAACACCAGCCCGCTGGTGGGCCGGGTCAAGGGCGCCAAGGTCACCGCGCGCCTGGTCAAGGACCGTCTCGACTCCGAGCTCATCGGCAATGTGTCGCTGCGCGTGCTGCCCACCGAGCGCCCCGACGCCTGGGAGGTGCAGGGCCGCGGCGAGCTGGCCCTGGCGATCCTGGTCGAGCAGATGCGCCGCGAGGGCTTCGAGCTGACCGTCGGCAAGCCGCAGGTGGTCACCAAGGAGGTCAACGGCAAGGTCCACGAGCCCGTCGAGCGCCTGACCATCGACGCGCCCGAGGAGTACCTCGGCACCATCACCGAGCTGCTGGCCTCCCGCAAGGGCCGCATGGAGCAGATGACCAACCACGGCACCGGCTGGGTGCGCATGGAGTTCCTGGTCCCGGCCCGCGGCCTGATCGGCTTCCGCACCGAGTTCCTCACCGACACCCGCGGCACCGGCATCGCCCACCACATCTCCGAGGGCTACGAGCCGTGGGCCGGCGAGATCCGCTCGCGCAACAACGGCTCGCTGGTCGCCGACCGCAAGGGCGCGGCGACGGCGTACGCCATGACCTCGCTGCAGGAGCGCGGCGTGCTGTTCGTCGAGCCGACCACCGAGGTGTACGAGGGCATGATCGTCGGCGAGAACTCGCGCGCCGACGACATGGACGTCAACATCACCAAGGAGAAGCAGCAGACCAACATCCGCTCCGCGACCTCCGACAACTTCGAGAAGCTCATCCCGCCGAAGAAGCTGTCGCTGGAGCAGTGCCTGGAGTTCTGCCGCGACGACGAGTGCGTCGAGGTGACCTCCGAGCAGGTCCGCATCCGCAAGGTGGTGCTCGACGCGAACGCCCGCGCCAAGACCGCCTCGCAGGCGCGCAAGGCCAACAAGTCCTGA